A stretch of Saccharothrix texasensis DNA encodes these proteins:
- a CDS encoding sugar phosphate isomerase/epimerase family protein: MIPVGLSTAAVWPQPAGAAFEAAAELGYDGVEVMVWADPVSQDVSAVRRLSKRYGVPVLAVHAPCLLISQRVWSPDPAERLRRSVQAAGDLGARTVVLHPPFVWQRRYAEGFADLVASLEDDSGVAIAVENMFPVRRPLGRGRSVQVTAFRPSIDPTDVGHRNYTLDLSHASAAHMDAMELAKRMGDGLTHVHLADGSGLPKDEHLVPGRGTQPCGELLGRLTRTGFTGQVVLEVNTRRARTPAERTELLTESLLFARLHL; encoded by the coding sequence TTGATCCCGGTCGGGCTGTCCACTGCGGCCGTGTGGCCGCAGCCCGCGGGCGCCGCGTTCGAGGCGGCGGCCGAGCTGGGGTACGACGGGGTCGAGGTCATGGTGTGGGCCGACCCCGTGAGCCAGGACGTGAGCGCGGTGCGGCGGCTGTCGAAGCGCTACGGGGTGCCGGTGCTGGCCGTGCACGCGCCGTGCCTGCTGATCAGCCAGCGCGTGTGGTCGCCGGACCCGGCCGAGCGGCTGCGGCGCAGCGTGCAGGCCGCCGGCGACCTGGGTGCGCGGACGGTCGTGCTGCACCCGCCGTTCGTGTGGCAGCGGCGGTACGCGGAGGGGTTCGCGGACCTGGTCGCCTCGCTGGAGGACGACAGCGGCGTCGCCATCGCGGTGGAGAACATGTTCCCGGTGCGGCGCCCCCTCGGGCGGGGGCGGTCGGTGCAGGTCACGGCGTTCCGGCCGTCGATCGACCCGACCGACGTCGGCCACCGGAACTACACGCTGGACCTGTCGCACGCCTCGGCGGCGCACATGGACGCGATGGAGCTGGCCAAGCGCATGGGCGACGGGCTGACCCACGTGCACCTGGCCGACGGCTCCGGCCTGCCCAAGGACGAGCACCTGGTGCCCGGCCGCGGCACCCAGCCGTGCGGCGAGCTGCTGGGCCGGCTGACCCGCACGGGCTTCACCGGGCAGGTCGTGCTGGAGGTCAACACCCGCCGCGCCCGCACCCCCGCCGAGCGGACCGAACTGCTGACCGAGTCCCTGCTGTTCGCCCGCCTGCACCTCTGA